The Devosia sp. A16 genome includes a window with the following:
- a CDS encoding response regulator, with the protein MISTGSSRPLVLIVEDEPMIMLGAVQLFEAAGFEALVAFSSDEAVAHLESRSGIVVTFIEYDVPGTLDGAQLAEVVRSRWPTVEIIVVSRPRPGETPDLPLGARYFEKPYTHAEIERALDQLGLGNTVPRARTNLPPRG; encoded by the coding sequence TTGATATCAACCGGAAGCAGCCGGCCACTGGTCCTTATCGTCGAGGACGAACCCATGATCATGCTGGGGGCAGTGCAATTGTTCGAGGCGGCGGGATTCGAAGCCCTCGTCGCCTTCAGCTCCGATGAGGCGGTGGCGCATCTCGAGAGCCGTTCGGGCATCGTCGTGACCTTCATCGAGTACGATGTGCCCGGCACGCTCGATGGTGCACAACTGGCGGAGGTGGTGCGCAGTCGCTGGCCCACCGTCGAGATCATCGTGGTGTCGCGGCCACGACCCGGCGAGACGCCGGATCTGCCGCTGGGCGCACGCTATTTCGAGAAGCCCTATACGCATGCCGAGATCGAGCGCGCCCTCGACCAGCTCGGGCTTGGCAACACGGTGCCGCGCGCCCGTACCAACCTGCCGCCGCGCGGCTGA
- a CDS encoding ArnT family glycosyltransferase yields MTQREAGGRGWLWPVLALAAAVVVVRWVLLGCSGIDLFVDETQYWLWGQDFAWGYYSKPPLIAWLIGAVTTLAGSDAPFWIRMPAPLLNGATAVLLAALSARAVGPRSAIWVAAAWLSLPAVALGSILISTDTVMAPFFAAALLVHHRLSETRRARDALLVGALVGVALLAKYAAIYFVIGAGIAALLFPAARIGWRNAGLMLLAMVVVVAPNLLWNLENGLVTLRHTADNIGWVENGIKADSAPGLVGLVIFLASQLAVMGPVLFGALLIALSKFRRSGPLAAFALVPLAAVSVQSLLDTAYANWAVAAYFAGTPLAIAVLARYPRLRGVGLGINIAIAIVVHVLALWPQITLWQAAPPLERYVGRAALSQELIALAHQQGNVPIYVESRDIAADLFYVGRDSGLTFYAPRPNGRPMDYYQQNHPLPAGLTGPLLVVRSAPASCADLAPPTPVGRGEGIYKDKGLVAYLVDGACLAQR; encoded by the coding sequence GTGACGCAGCGTGAGGCCGGCGGGCGCGGCTGGCTCTGGCCGGTTCTCGCCCTTGCCGCAGCTGTCGTGGTCGTGCGCTGGGTACTGCTGGGCTGCAGCGGCATCGACCTGTTCGTCGACGAGACACAGTACTGGCTCTGGGGGCAGGATTTCGCCTGGGGCTATTACTCAAAACCACCGCTGATCGCCTGGCTCATCGGCGCGGTGACCACTCTCGCCGGCAGCGACGCGCCGTTCTGGATCCGGATGCCGGCGCCGCTGCTGAACGGAGCGACGGCGGTACTGCTCGCCGCACTGTCGGCGCGCGCCGTTGGGCCGCGCTCGGCGATCTGGGTGGCGGCGGCGTGGCTGAGCCTGCCTGCCGTGGCGCTGGGCTCGATCCTCATTTCGACCGACACGGTGATGGCGCCCTTTTTCGCCGCGGCGCTGCTGGTGCATCACCGGCTCTCGGAAACCCGTCGTGCTCGCGACGCTCTGCTGGTCGGCGCGCTCGTCGGCGTTGCCCTGCTGGCAAAGTATGCGGCGATCTACTTCGTCATCGGCGCCGGGATCGCGGCCCTGCTCTTTCCCGCAGCGCGGATCGGTTGGCGAAATGCCGGGCTGATGCTGCTGGCGATGGTAGTCGTGGTCGCGCCCAACCTTTTGTGGAACCTAGAGAACGGGTTGGTCACGCTGCGGCACACGGCCGACAATATCGGTTGGGTGGAGAACGGGATCAAAGCCGACAGCGCCCCGGGGCTCGTCGGCCTCGTGATCTTTCTTGCCAGCCAGTTGGCGGTGATGGGTCCGGTGCTGTTCGGCGCCTTGCTCATCGCGCTCTCGAAGTTCCGCCGCTCGGGGCCCCTGGCGGCCTTTGCACTGGTGCCGCTGGCGGCCGTATCAGTGCAGTCGCTGCTCGACACCGCCTATGCCAACTGGGCAGTGGCGGCCTATTTCGCCGGCACACCGCTGGCGATCGCGGTGCTGGCCAGATATCCGCGCCTGCGGGGCGTCGGCCTTGGCATCAATATCGCCATCGCCATCGTGGTTCACGTTCTGGCGCTGTGGCCGCAGATCACACTCTGGCAGGCCGCTCCGCCGCTCGAGCGCTATGTCGGACGTGCCGCGCTCAGCCAGGAACTGATCGCGCTCGCTCACCAGCAGGGCAACGTGCCGATTTATGTCGAGAGTCGCGATATCGCCGCCGACCTGTTCTATGTCGGACGCGACAGCGGGCTCACGTTCTATGCACCGCGCCCGAATGGCCGGCCGATGGATTACTATCAGCAGAACCATCCGCTGCCGGCCGGCCTGACCGGTCCGCTGCTGGTCGTTCGCAGCGCGCCCGCCTCCTGTGCGGACCTCGCCCCGCCCACTCCGGTAGGGCGAGGCGAAGGCATCTACAAGGACAAGGGACTTGTGGCCTACCTCGTCGACGGCGCCTGCCTGGCGCAGCGATAG
- a CDS encoding lipid-A-disaccharide synthase N-terminal domain-containing protein, which yields MAEWLMQVFHVENQIELWWVIFGFCAQAMFTARFLVQWIASERERRSVMPRAFWYFSLLGGVMLLMYAVYRQDPVFILGQLFGVVIYARNLWLIFQERRRDAA from the coding sequence ATGGCCGAGTGGTTGATGCAGGTCTTTCACGTCGAGAACCAGATCGAGCTCTGGTGGGTCATATTCGGCTTTTGCGCCCAGGCGATGTTCACGGCACGCTTCCTCGTGCAGTGGATCGCCTCGGAGCGGGAACGCCGCTCGGTAATGCCGCGCGCCTTCTGGTACTTCTCACTGCTCGGCGGCGTCATGCTGCTGATGTACGCGGTCTATAGGCAGGATCCGGTGTTCATCCTCGGCCAGTTGTTCGGTGTGGTGATCTATGCGCGCAACCTGTGGTTGATCTTCCAGGAACGGCGCCGTGACGCAGCGTGA